ACCCAGAGGCATTGACAACAGGGTGCGCAGGAGGTTCAAAGGCCAGATCCTGATGCCCAGCACTGGCTACGGgagcaacaagaaaacaaagcaaatgctGCCCAGCGTCTTCCTTAAGTTCCTGGTCCACAACGTCAAGGAGATCGAAGTGCTGCTGATGTGCAATAAATCTTACTGGGCTGAGATTGCTGACAACATCTCCTCCAAGAACTgcaaagccattgtggaaaaagCAGCCCAGCTGGCCATCAGAGTCACCAATCCCAATGCCAGGCTGCGCAGCGAAGAAAATGAATAGACAGCTCGTGCACATTGTATTTGTGTTAATAAAAccatgaaactaaaaaaaaaaaaataataataagatacagtattctctaggtccatccatgttgctgcaaatggcaataatttattgtttttatggctgagtaatattccattgtgtgtgtgtgtgtgtacacaccacatcttcttaaaccaatcatctgttgatggtatAGCCCATCATTCTTAAGAGGACTGAAAAGCCAGTGGTGCTGGAGCGACAGACCTGGGCTCTACAATCCTGGCTCTGTCTTAGTAGTGAGGCCTtcggcaagtcacttaacttctaggagactcagtttcttcacctgtaaagtaACAAGAATAACATTACCAGTATATTAGAATGATGACTTTTTGTGTTGCCTATCTGGACCACAGAAGACAAAATTCTGAACCTATCTTATCTGACAAATTTGCATTGCTCACTCTCTGGTGGGGCCATGACTTCATCTGAAAAAACTTGCCCTGACCCAGGGGAAGGTAACTTTTAATACTAGTGCAACCTTGCAGACTGCTCTCTCTGtacaggcactattctaagcattcTCCATAATTCATTTCATCCCCACAACATTCTATGAGACAGGAATTattttaatcccattttacagacaaggaaactgaggcccccaaGAAGACAACAACTAGTAAGGGACACAACCCAGATAACAATCCAGGTGTTTTGGCCCAGAGCTCTGCTCTTGAACATCAAGCTCACTTGTCTCTTGTTGACAAGAGCATAATTAGAGATCAAGGTGGGGAAAGGAGCTTGATTTAGAAATACAAGCTTTATACAAACTTAAACATGAACAAAACCCAGTATCTTTCATATCAGCACTTCCATAAAAAATTGTGAAAGCTGATTTCATGTTGGTTTGGAAAATCCTTCTCTGATTCTAGCTTCAGTTGTGTGGTCTTTCCAAAGAGCAGTCTGGAACTACTAACAGGCACAAAAAGAGATCTAGTTAGCAGGACCAACCCTCCTGGTTTCAGCACTGAAAGTTCTACGTCCCGGGATACCCCCTAGTCCTGGTCACTCTAGGCCTAGCTGTTCCCCAGTGAAATAAccctgaaggaagagaaaagctgTGGTGTGACCTGGATCGGGCTCCTGCCCCCCTTTCTAGCTCATTTCTTACTACTCTCTTGCTTGGCCAGGATGAGCTAGTTTTAGTTCCAAAATGGACCAGGCACTTTCTCTTCTGGGCCGGATTCCTGCTGTTTCTTCACGCTGTTCCCAAGCCCTCTTTATTTGGTTCACACTCATTCCATATCCAACCAGGCTGATGAAGTTCAGCACGTGCATATCAATGTGGCCACACCAGGTGTTAAAATACCCACTTCCCTGGGTGTGCCCCTCCCTGTCACTCCTCTCCAGGATCC
This DNA window, taken from Camelus dromedarius isolate mCamDro1 chromosome 5, mCamDro1.pat, whole genome shotgun sequence, encodes the following:
- the LOC105096866 gene encoding large ribosomal subunit protein eL32-like, giving the protein MAALRPLVKPKIVKKRTKKFIRHQSDRYVKIKQNWRKPRGIDNRVRRRFKGQILMPSTGYGSNKKTKQMLPSVFLKFLVHNVKEIEVLLMCNKSYWAEIADNISSKNCKAIVEKAAQLAIRVTNPNARLRSEENE